AGCGCGTTCACGCAGACCTCGATCCGCACCTGGTCCTGTCCCTTGCCGGTGCAGCCGTGGGCCACCGCCACGGCGCCTTCCACCTCGGCGATCCACACCAGGTACTTGGCGATCAGCGGGCGGGAGAGCGCGGAGTTCAGCGGGTATTTGCCTTCGTAGAGCGCGTTGGCCTGCAGCGCCGGCTGGACGAAGCTCTCCACGAAGTCCTTCCGCAGGTCCATCACGTAGGCGTTGACGGCGCCTGTGTTGTAGGCCTTCCTTTCGATCGCCTCCAGGTCGATGACGCTCTGTCCCACGTCGGCCGTGAAGGTCACCACATCGTATCCCTGCTCCTGGAGCCATTTGATCGCTACCGAGGTATCCAGTCCGCCGCTGTACGCCAATACGACCTTGCCTTTGTTCTGCATCTTCAAAAACCCTCCTCCGGGATAATCAATACAAAAAGGTCCGTCCCCTCTTGTCGAAGGGACGGACCTCTACCAGTCCGCGGTACCACCCTGATTGCCGGATTCGATCCGGCCGCTCGCTTTGCCTTGTATCGGAAGACTACCGGGTTCCTACTTGGAATGGATCCTTTCTTCGGAACCGAGCTCCGGGGCTCTCTTCAGCGGTGCCTCCCGAGAAACGCTTTCAGCCGATGGCGTCTCCTCTCTGTCGGTCCCGGCACAGCCTACTCTCCCCATCATCACTCATATGAAGGGAACAGCTGCATCTGCATCGCATACGTCTTCGTCTGAGCCGAAACAGTCCGTCCATACCGGGAGACCTCCATCGAAAATAAACGTTCCTTCCGTCGCTAGCCGGAAGTATAACACACTTCAGCGCCAATGCAAGGCCGAAATCGCTCTTGTGGCCGGACAGCGACAGGCCAGCTCCGGGGCACCGGCGGCTAGCCTTTCCCTTCCAGGTAGTTGAGAGCCGTGGCGGCCATGATCCGGACCCCCAGAGGGAGCGCCGTCTCGTCGGGGAGGAAGCCCTGGTTGTGGAGCCCGGGCATCGCCTCCGGCGGCGTCCCCGCCGGGCGGCAGCCCAGCCAGTAGAAACAGGAGGGCACCGTCTGGGCGAAGTAGCTGAAATCCTCGCTGGCGAAGGGGATCTTCTCCATCCGGATCACCTGTCTGCTCCCCAGCACCTCCGCCGCGCTCCTCTCCACCGTCTCGACGACCGCGGGGTCGTTGACCACCGAGGGGTAGCCTTTGATGTAGTCCAGTTCACAGCGTCCGCCCATGGCGGTGGCGATCCCGTGGGCGATCACGGGAATCCGCGCTTCGAGGGTCCGGCGCGCCTCGGGGCTCCCGGAGCGTACCGTGCCCTCCAGCTCCACCCGGCCGGGGAGGATGTTGTAGCGTTCGCCTCCCTTGACGACGCCGAAGGTGAGCACGCCGGCGTCCTGGGCCCCCAGATTGCGGGAGACCACCGTCTGGAGCGCCGAGACGATCTGCGCGGCGATGACCACAGCGTCGATCCCCATTTCCGGAGCCGAGGCGTGGGCGCTCTTGCCGTGGACGGCGAGCGCGAGGCGGTCCGAGGCGGCGGTGGTGGGCCCCGGCGTGAGGCCGA
This genomic stretch from Synergistales bacterium harbors:
- a CDS encoding amidohydrolase, which translates into the protein MTIAREIRNQEEAARERYMELRREIHRNPELSNRETATAALVAQTLRDLGLQVTEGIGGHGVVGLLRGEAGEGGTIGLRADMDALPVQEDTGAPFASERPGVMHACGHDTHTGMMLGVAMVLAAMKRRLKGTVKFVFQPAEENNPTGGAPGMIADGVLERPKVDAMVGLHVWPSMTTGQIGLTPGPTTAASDRLALAVHGKSAHASAPEMGIDAVVIAAQIVSALQTVVSRNLGAQDAGVLTFGVVKGGERYNILPGRVELEGTVRSGSPEARRTLEARIPVIAHGIATAMGGRCELDYIKGYPSVVNDPAVVETVERSAAEVLGSRQVIRMEKIPFASEDFSYFAQTVPSCFYWLGCRPAGTPPEAMPGLHNQGFLPDETALPLGVRIMAATALNYLEGKG